A genomic segment from Tuwongella immobilis encodes:
- a CDS encoding TadE family protein, with translation MRRSVPSDSQPSAIIPPHNPRRGVAAVEFAVCFPVLMLMMIGIWEIGRLVHVKQLISNAAREGARAASTGLRDFNGITGVVRNYLLNSGISNTTGLVVKVTNLTKSAGPSYNPANADQLDELQIEISLPFNNVKWVFLPQLSTVTTINGKANWFSTKNVPIFVDLSGAQIPRNPI, from the coding sequence ATGCGTAGGTCCGTCCCCAGCGACTCACAACCTTCAGCAATCATCCCCCCACACAACCCACGTCGGGGGGTGGCCGCAGTCGAATTCGCCGTTTGTTTCCCCGTGCTGATGTTGATGATGATCGGCATCTGGGAAATTGGCCGGTTGGTCCACGTCAAGCAACTCATCAGCAACGCTGCCCGAGAAGGGGCCCGCGCTGCCTCCACCGGACTCCGCGATTTCAACGGCATCACCGGCGTGGTTCGCAATTATTTGCTCAATTCGGGAATCAGCAATACGACCGGGTTGGTTGTCAAAGTCACGAACCTCACCAAGTCCGCTGGGCCTTCGTATAACCCGGCCAATGCCGATCAGTTGGATGAGTTGCAAATCGAAATTTCGCTCCCGTTTAACAATGTCAAATGGGTGTTTCTCCCCCAGTTGTCGACAGTCACCACCATCAACGGGAAAGCCAACTGGTTTTCGACCAAGAACGTGCCGATTTTCGTCGATTTGTCGGGTGCACAAATTCCTCGGAACCCCATTTAA
- a CDS encoding ABC transporter ATP-binding protein: protein MAVATEPVLEFDKISKTYQDPFPRRSIDAVHQVSFRVQPGEIFGLVGPNRAGKTTLIKILLTLCQPTSGKAFRFGKPITDRSTLMRVGYMHENQAFPRYWTAHGLLQYYGALGFLDEAIVRDRVPQLLKQVGLADRAHEPIRRFSKGMVQRLALAQALLGNPDLLVLDEPAEGLDLQGRQLVHDAVRQQKQAGKTVLLVSHQPSDIEQLCDRVGVVVGGSLVHQGTVADLLKGKSGTPRSMETVLRGFYEQTRS, encoded by the coding sequence ATGGCCGTGGCGACCGAGCCAGTGTTGGAATTTGACAAAATTAGCAAGACGTATCAGGATCCGTTTCCGCGTCGATCGATTGATGCGGTCCACCAAGTCAGCTTTCGGGTTCAGCCAGGCGAAATCTTCGGGCTGGTCGGGCCGAATCGCGCGGGCAAAACGACGCTGATTAAAATCCTTCTCACCCTCTGCCAACCCACTTCAGGAAAAGCCTTCCGGTTCGGCAAGCCGATTACCGATCGGTCGACGCTGATGCGAGTCGGCTACATGCACGAAAATCAGGCGTTTCCACGCTATTGGACTGCCCACGGATTGCTGCAATACTACGGTGCATTGGGATTCTTGGATGAGGCGATTGTGCGAGACCGTGTGCCGCAACTGCTGAAACAGGTTGGACTTGCGGATCGTGCCCATGAGCCGATTCGACGATTCAGCAAAGGTATGGTCCAACGGCTTGCCCTGGCACAGGCGCTGTTGGGCAATCCGGACCTGCTGGTGCTGGATGAGCCGGCGGAAGGGTTGGATCTGCAAGGGCGGCAACTGGTGCATGATGCCGTGCGACAGCAGAAACAAGCGGGCAAGACCGTGCTGTTGGTCTCGCATCAACCCAGTGATATTGAACAATTATGTGATCGTGTGGGCGTGGTTGTCGGTGGCTCGCTGGTGCATCAAGGCACCGTCGCCGACTTGCTCAAGGGGAAATCCGGAACCCCGCGAAGCATGGAAACCGTCTTACGTGGATTTTACGAGCAGACGCGATCATGA
- a CDS encoding Tad domain-containing protein has translation MRLPYGHSSSPRRRGAVIPLMALVITAILGFVALSIDLGLLMVARNNCQNAADSAAIAGVRTINGDNVLNYRREEVPVNAVDAALQNPVMTTVLEGNKDNVTPVSGQTDTWKSGKVQIELGSYTYAFGATVDSEGFRLRFPRNSGEPYGAVRSRVSFDAGRYAFAQIFGVSTFATGATATAIHRPRDVVVIMDLSGSMRFQSMPAVAWDGNQSYPSANNRERNRSMNPESVFPKFGHYSDVAGAALQGTASLRTDNNEFVDPSNISTTTASGPPIAEFFYTDVQSTNRAFTRASDSFENTPGGDVPLKTGATQTDPFSSTLRTALNTPANQTNLAWEQNGYTSSALTPTRSTFHGYTQGPGYWGKTFFMWPPDPGEATTNLDPANYANNGARDWRQRFFIKVPLTASFTGRVEQSAGNVSPNQYNAGHTGLVRIISLTGTPEVGDTVTFSNQANRAYTVIEVGALLATGVREIRLNRALVTQIRDTDNVTASFREVAWLRDNDLLFDSNGDIRAPGPYNQAGSSTLDNTTTIGSTPYFYRVNYAAILNWLVNIGPNPFPTTLRGGRLHYYRVMPPFTDPLLNQRIWTDDLGSYSSDQQQSIRFWRDYIDFVLGFDYQGWRTQGSNTYEWYRRFNTSNIIMSSLIGNGRPYSWGTTRISPAPTIDNTTAYLSARTTLSTKLAGTNILNVGSLSPSGTNPRVGDVLQISGQSTVYTVTAVVLGTTLTISPNLTANVNTGVNVTFKQIGYMHYEDNPRRPRHQFWFGPMTFIDFVGNYNTGQLRWPGNAPEAQSWACKTGIEVALRDMRVNCPNDYISTIFYSSPTTHRQAKTALRSIGDSGHYNRVINSLWFPPSVYNSGSMATAEIEWTSGDLVPRADGGTGPGMGFLLAYNQLSSSRVVEDLRTYAINSSSLTSPENGIVGGRGRKGAQKMIIYETDGAPNSNATADFVSKTSVAADGTLSNDSYYKVRMYDRNNTGDSRNESPITNTGDLFTNLYDIVQTICNNDAANWTGATSGAKYGHSTNRRPVLVHSIGYGTLYAPESSGTTQTNAMNSLQRIQFIGRTASDTNGLNFPEYKRIYGTSEQRITKMKEAFTRILQDGVTVTLLE, from the coding sequence ATGCGACTCCCATATGGACATTCGAGTTCCCCGCGCCGACGCGGGGCGGTCATCCCGCTAATGGCGTTGGTCATCACCGCCATTCTCGGCTTCGTGGCACTTTCCATCGACCTTGGGTTGTTGATGGTGGCCCGCAACAACTGTCAAAACGCCGCCGACTCCGCCGCAATCGCCGGGGTGCGGACCATCAACGGCGACAACGTGTTGAATTATCGCCGTGAAGAAGTGCCCGTGAACGCGGTGGATGCGGCACTCCAGAATCCCGTGATGACCACCGTCCTGGAAGGCAACAAAGATAACGTGACTCCCGTTTCCGGGCAGACCGATACCTGGAAGTCAGGCAAGGTTCAGATCGAATTGGGGTCGTATACCTACGCCTTCGGTGCCACGGTGGATAGCGAAGGGTTCCGATTGCGCTTCCCACGCAATTCCGGCGAACCGTATGGGGCTGTCCGCAGCCGAGTTAGCTTTGATGCAGGGCGATATGCATTTGCGCAAATCTTTGGCGTGAGCACCTTTGCGACAGGAGCCACCGCAACCGCCATTCACCGCCCCCGCGACGTGGTGGTGATTATGGATCTTTCCGGTTCGATGCGATTCCAGAGCATGCCGGCGGTGGCGTGGGATGGGAACCAGTCCTATCCCTCCGCCAATAATCGCGAACGAAACCGATCGATGAATCCCGAATCGGTTTTCCCCAAATTCGGACATTATTCGGATGTCGCCGGTGCGGCACTCCAAGGAACCGCTTCGCTGCGAACGGATAACAACGAGTTCGTTGACCCCAGCAATATTTCGACAACGACGGCATCGGGACCGCCAATCGCGGAATTTTTCTATACCGATGTGCAATCAACGAATCGTGCGTTTACCCGTGCATCCGATTCGTTTGAAAATACGCCCGGTGGGGATGTGCCGTTGAAAACTGGAGCCACGCAAACGGATCCGTTCTCTTCGACGCTGCGAACCGCATTGAATACCCCCGCGAACCAGACGAATTTGGCCTGGGAACAAAACGGCTACACCTCCTCGGCATTGACTCCGACCCGTTCCACCTTCCACGGCTACACGCAAGGACCAGGGTATTGGGGCAAAACCTTCTTCATGTGGCCACCTGATCCGGGGGAAGCTACCACCAATTTGGACCCGGCCAATTACGCCAACAACGGTGCCCGCGATTGGCGGCAACGCTTCTTCATCAAGGTGCCGCTCACCGCTTCGTTTACCGGACGAGTCGAACAATCCGCCGGGAACGTGTCGCCGAACCAGTACAACGCGGGGCACACTGGGCTTGTGCGAATCATTAGTTTGACCGGAACACCGGAAGTCGGGGATACGGTGACGTTTAGCAACCAAGCCAACCGCGCTTACACGGTCATCGAAGTGGGGGCACTCCTGGCCACCGGGGTGCGAGAAATCCGCCTCAATCGGGCGCTCGTGACTCAGATTCGCGATACCGACAACGTGACCGCATCGTTCCGGGAAGTGGCCTGGTTGCGGGATAATGATCTGTTGTTTGACAGCAACGGCGATATTCGCGCTCCGGGACCATACAACCAAGCCGGCAGTAGTACGCTCGATAATACGACGACGATCGGCTCAACGCCGTACTTCTATCGCGTCAATTACGCGGCAATCCTCAACTGGCTCGTCAATATCGGCCCAAATCCGTTCCCGACCACCCTGCGGGGTGGGCGACTCCACTATTATCGCGTGATGCCGCCGTTTACCGATCCGCTGCTGAATCAGCGCATTTGGACGGATGATCTTGGATCATACAGTTCAGATCAACAGCAGAGCATCCGATTCTGGCGGGACTATATCGACTTCGTGTTGGGGTTTGATTATCAGGGGTGGCGGACTCAGGGCAGCAATACCTACGAATGGTATCGCCGGTTTAACACGAGCAATATCATTATGTCGTCGTTGATTGGGAATGGCCGGCCGTACTCCTGGGGAACTACCCGGATTTCGCCCGCCCCGACCATCGACAACACGACGGCATACCTGTCGGCGCGAACCACACTCTCGACCAAATTGGCCGGGACAAACATCTTGAATGTGGGGTCTTTGTCGCCAAGCGGCACGAACCCGCGTGTTGGCGATGTGCTGCAGATTTCTGGTCAGTCGACGGTCTACACGGTGACCGCCGTCGTGTTGGGAACCACGCTGACGATCAGCCCGAATCTCACGGCAAATGTCAACACTGGGGTGAATGTTACATTCAAGCAGATTGGCTACATGCACTATGAAGACAATCCGCGTCGGCCCCGTCACCAATTCTGGTTCGGTCCGATGACGTTTATTGACTTCGTGGGGAACTACAACACGGGGCAATTGCGTTGGCCGGGCAACGCTCCCGAAGCGCAATCGTGGGCATGTAAGACGGGGATTGAAGTCGCGCTCCGCGACATGCGGGTGAACTGTCCGAACGATTACATTAGTACGATTTTTTATAGCTCGCCGACCACGCACCGCCAAGCAAAGACCGCGCTGCGATCGATCGGTGATAGTGGGCACTACAACCGGGTGATTAACTCGCTGTGGTTCCCGCCGAGCGTGTACAACTCCGGCAGCATGGCAACCGCCGAAATTGAATGGACCAGCGGTGACTTGGTCCCGCGTGCGGACGGCGGCACGGGGCCAGGTATGGGCTTCTTGTTGGCGTACAATCAGCTTTCTAGCTCGCGGGTGGTGGAAGATCTACGGACGTATGCGATCAATTCTTCCAGCCTCACCAGCCCAGAAAACGGGATTGTCGGTGGCCGGGGCCGAAAAGGTGCCCAAAAGATGATCATCTACGAAACCGACGGTGCCCCCAACTCCAACGCAACCGCGGACTTTGTTTCCAAGACTTCGGTGGCGGCAGACGGCACGCTCAGCAACGATTCGTATTATAAAGTCCGCATGTACGACCGAAACAATACCGGGGATTCTCGAAACGAGTCGCCGATCACTAATACTGGGGATCTGTTCACTAATCTGTATGATATTGTTCAGACCATCTGCAACAATGATGCCGCGAACTGGACGGGAGCTACCTCGGGAGCCAAGTACGGACATTCGACCAATCGCCGACCCGTGCTGGTCCACTCCATTGGCTACGGCACGTTGTACGCGCCGGAATCGTCTGGCACGACTCAGACCAACGCCATGAATTCGCTGCAACGCATTCAGTTCATTGGTCGAACGGCATCGGATACCAATGGTTTGAACTTCCCAGAATACAAGCGGATTTACGGGACTTCCGAACAGCGGATTACCAAGATGAAGGAAGCGTTCACGCGCATCTTGCAAGATGGTGTGACGGTGACATTGCTTGAATAG
- a CDS encoding HEAT repeat domain-containing protein encodes MFRDPVPELIHSLQHPNMQVRLEAIRALARLGPLARDAMPALTQLYQDERPTIREQATIAIGQMGPAAISSLIDALTHADKHVRRQAVWALSRMGAAARNALPDLIQALDDPDPRTSTGAAQAIAEMKATAEMAIPALIRCLEGANRVLCRLAAKALSEIGLAAVPELIRALSHYDPFVRGEAALALGWIGPAASSSIPSLMQVLATEAVAPVPSPPPPVARADSRQVTMVTTVVPQTDDSESHRVLAAQALGRMGSAARPALPLLRRTLKDASDPLTQAVRQAIQRIENPS; translated from the coding sequence ATGTTCCGTGATCCTGTACCGGAATTGATCCATTCGCTCCAGCACCCGAATATGCAGGTGCGGCTGGAGGCGATCCGCGCTTTGGCCCGACTCGGCCCACTCGCCCGCGATGCCATGCCCGCGCTGACCCAACTGTACCAGGATGAACGTCCAACCATCCGCGAACAAGCCACGATTGCCATCGGCCAAATGGGGCCAGCGGCTATTTCGTCGCTGATTGATGCACTCACCCATGCGGATAAGCATGTGCGGCGTCAAGCGGTTTGGGCGTTGTCGCGCATGGGGGCCGCGGCGCGGAATGCCTTGCCCGACCTGATTCAGGCCTTGGACGATCCCGACCCGCGAACGAGCACCGGTGCCGCTCAGGCGATTGCCGAAATGAAGGCGACCGCAGAAATGGCCATTCCGGCGCTCATTCGTTGCTTAGAGGGGGCGAATCGGGTACTCTGCCGACTCGCCGCCAAAGCGTTGAGCGAAATCGGGTTGGCCGCCGTCCCGGAATTGATTCGCGCATTGTCGCATTACGATCCATTTGTGCGAGGGGAGGCCGCTCTCGCATTGGGGTGGATCGGCCCGGCGGCATCGTCATCGATTCCATCGCTGATGCAAGTCCTTGCCACGGAAGCAGTTGCGCCAGTCCCATCGCCCCCGCCACCGGTCGCACGGGCGGATTCCCGACAAGTCACGATGGTGACAACCGTCGTCCCACAGACCGACGATTCCGAATCGCATCGCGTGCTAGCCGCGCAGGCACTCGGTCGCATGGGATCCGCCGCACGCCCCGCGCTGCCGTTGCTCCGACGCACGCTCAAAGACGCAAGCGATCCGCTGACGCAAGCCGTTCGGCAAGCCATTCAGCGGATCGAGAATCCGTCGTAA
- a CDS encoding PPC domain-containing protein translates to MRTYRRLIALAMAFGLLICAWNDSSAQSKAPPKSPAEPPTYARPSLTAISPAGITIGTSTEITLIGQDTNEVRELLFSDSRIVAKRLPAPVEPMEPIDPKQKSKSKAMAKTPKEIPPPRFSVTVPANVSPGVLDVWAVSAQGLSNARPLVVSEIPERAEVNPNDQPEQAMPLEINQAVHGTLLTNTDVDYFRFAGKANQHVVIACQASSLDSRATPEISLIDESGSVLANNRNDRDQDAVLDLELPRDGTYLVRVVQFTYSSGGTDHFYRLLISTAPWIDSIDPPMISATQPTEVTIYGRNLPNGKPVSPSRTGGRQLQQITTTLTPPSDANQRLEYRTNGPVYPAASSLDGMDVTISNRSGRSNAVPVVFASAPILREPAQSNDSEAIPVRLPVEIAGRIEVTRDKDRYSFEAKQNQPVMIELFGDRVGSSADLFFRIFTPDGKPFGPEYDDTQDRVSPNQFYVATDDPAAVRLIPPRDGIYTVEVSSREAGILASHRDLYRLCIRPETPDYRLVVMSSSPVYPEPLHLGRGSHTSMMVYISRQDGMNQPITLTAEGLPNGVRCEPVTVNGNNGIGILTLTAEPNAADWTGLIRVVGTATIQGKPQRRQARPAGIIHAFPANSQQMQLNAAMLTRLERGLPLAVREQPPIRVQHTIAPITATLNENVSLTFQVERTAPDPKASFVLYPMYLPAGVVAQGNVNNPMAYTGNTAKTEVKLNLNIRSTTIPGDYWLLMRAQLDAPKGKNNQPNGTPVGITAKPIRLTIEPKQIAEVRLSTTNVTLKAGEQSKLQVQVRRLGNFQDAYQVELLPEAGKTGLEAVRVTIPAGADQVEIPLKTTPDARPQSVPKVEVRVSGTLFNGKTLTTSANFRLQVK, encoded by the coding sequence ATGCGGACCTACCGTCGATTGATCGCTCTTGCGATGGCCTTTGGCTTGTTGATTTGCGCCTGGAATGATAGTTCCGCCCAGAGCAAAGCACCGCCGAAATCCCCTGCCGAGCCACCGACCTACGCTCGCCCATCGCTCACCGCCATTTCACCGGCTGGAATCACCATCGGCACCAGCACGGAAATCACCCTGATCGGCCAGGACACCAACGAAGTCCGCGAGTTGCTGTTTAGCGATTCGCGCATCGTGGCGAAACGACTGCCGGCCCCCGTGGAACCGATGGAACCGATCGATCCGAAGCAGAAATCGAAATCGAAAGCCATGGCCAAGACGCCGAAGGAGATTCCGCCGCCGCGATTCTCGGTGACGGTGCCGGCGAATGTCTCCCCCGGAGTGCTTGACGTCTGGGCGGTCAGTGCGCAGGGACTCAGCAATGCGCGACCGCTGGTGGTCAGCGAGATTCCCGAACGCGCCGAAGTGAATCCGAATGACCAGCCCGAACAAGCCATGCCGCTCGAAATCAACCAAGCTGTGCATGGAACGCTGCTCACCAATACGGATGTGGATTATTTTCGCTTCGCGGGGAAAGCCAATCAGCATGTGGTCATCGCATGTCAGGCCAGCAGTCTGGATAGTCGAGCCACTCCGGAAATCAGCCTGATTGATGAATCCGGCAGCGTGCTGGCGAATAATCGCAATGACCGCGATCAGGACGCCGTGTTGGACCTGGAACTGCCTCGCGATGGAACGTATCTGGTTCGTGTGGTTCAGTTTACGTATTCCAGCGGCGGAACCGATCACTTCTATCGATTGCTGATTTCGACGGCTCCATGGATCGATTCGATTGATCCGCCGATGATTTCCGCGACGCAACCCACCGAAGTGACGATTTACGGGCGGAATCTGCCCAACGGAAAGCCCGTGTCGCCCAGCCGGACGGGGGGCCGTCAGTTGCAGCAGATCACCACCACGCTGACGCCGCCGAGCGATGCCAACCAACGCTTGGAATATCGCACCAATGGCCCGGTCTACCCGGCCGCCAGTAGTTTGGATGGCATGGATGTCACAATCTCGAATCGTTCGGGTCGCTCGAATGCGGTGCCGGTGGTGTTCGCATCCGCTCCGATTCTGCGAGAACCCGCGCAATCGAATGATTCGGAAGCGATTCCCGTAAGGCTGCCGGTGGAAATCGCCGGGCGAATCGAAGTGACGCGAGATAAAGACCGCTATTCGTTCGAGGCGAAGCAAAATCAGCCGGTCATGATCGAACTGTTCGGCGATCGTGTCGGTTCCTCCGCGGATCTGTTCTTTCGGATTTTCACGCCGGACGGCAAGCCCTTCGGCCCGGAATATGACGATACGCAAGATCGGGTGTCGCCCAATCAATTCTACGTCGCCACAGATGATCCCGCTGCGGTGCGATTGATTCCGCCACGAGATGGAATCTACACCGTGGAAGTGTCCAGTCGGGAGGCCGGAATTCTGGCCAGTCACCGCGATCTGTACCGCCTCTGCATTCGCCCGGAAACTCCGGATTATCGTCTGGTGGTGATGTCGAGTTCGCCGGTTTATCCCGAACCGCTGCATCTGGGGCGTGGCTCGCATACATCCATGATGGTGTATATCTCGAGGCAAGACGGGATGAATCAGCCGATCACGCTCACCGCCGAGGGGTTGCCCAATGGGGTGCGCTGCGAACCGGTGACGGTGAATGGCAACAACGGCATCGGCATTCTAACGCTGACCGCCGAGCCGAACGCCGCCGATTGGACCGGGCTGATTCGCGTGGTTGGCACCGCTACCATTCAGGGCAAACCGCAACGGCGGCAGGCCCGCCCCGCAGGCATCATCCATGCCTTCCCCGCCAATAGCCAGCAGATGCAACTGAATGCGGCGATGCTCACCCGATTGGAGCGCGGATTGCCGCTGGCCGTTCGAGAACAGCCGCCGATTCGTGTGCAGCACACCATCGCCCCGATCACCGCAACGCTGAACGAAAATGTCTCGCTGACGTTCCAGGTCGAGCGCACCGCCCCCGACCCAAAAGCCTCGTTTGTGCTGTATCCCATGTATCTGCCGGCGGGTGTGGTTGCCCAGGGCAATGTCAACAATCCCATGGCATACACCGGCAACACCGCCAAAACCGAAGTCAAACTGAATCTGAATATCCGTTCCACGACGATTCCGGGCGATTATTGGCTGCTGATGCGAGCGCAGTTGGATGCCCCCAAGGGGAAAAATAATCAGCCCAATGGAACCCCGGTTGGTATCACGGCCAAGCCGATCCGGCTCACCATCGAACCGAAGCAGATTGCCGAAGTGCGGTTGTCAACCACCAATGTCACGCTCAAAGCCGGGGAACAATCGAAACTCCAAGTGCAGGTGCGTCGCTTGGGCAATTTCCAAGATGCGTATCAGGTCGAACTCTTGCCCGAAGCCGGGAAGACCGGCCTGGAGGCGGTTCGTGTCACGATTCCGGCGGGCGCCGATCAGGTGGAGATTCCGCTGAAAACCACCCCCGATGCCCGTCCGCAATCGGTACCCAAGGTGGAAGTTCGCGTGTCGGGCACCCTGTTCAATGGCAAAACCTTGACGACCAGTGCCAATTTCCGACTGCAAGTCAAGTAA
- a CDS encoding DinB family protein, translated as MPTRDLVKLALDNADLIQRLTLSDLSDADFRIRTVAGANHLAWQIGHLIVSESDLHACVPGANPYPLPEGFAERHRKETAGNDNPTDFLTKDEYLALWANVRNAVRETLQAQTDEQLLLPNTSKSAGFAPLIGSIFLLISNHAMMHMGQASVLRRKLGKPNSF; from the coding sequence ATGCCCACGCGGGACTTAGTGAAACTGGCACTAGACAATGCGGATTTGATTCAACGATTGACGCTCAGCGATCTTTCGGATGCCGATTTTCGGATTCGGACGGTGGCAGGTGCCAATCACCTCGCATGGCAAATTGGCCATCTGATTGTATCTGAATCGGATCTGCATGCCTGCGTGCCGGGAGCCAATCCGTACCCGCTGCCCGAAGGTTTTGCCGAGCGTCATCGCAAAGAGACAGCCGGGAATGACAACCCCACGGACTTTCTGACCAAAGACGAATACTTGGCATTATGGGCGAATGTTCGCAATGCCGTGCGTGAGACGCTGCAAGCTCAGACCGACGAGCAATTGTTGCTGCCGAACACCAGCAAAAGCGCCGGGTTCGCACCGCTGATCGGTTCCATCTTCCTGCTGATTTCCAATCATGCGATGATGCACATGGGCCAAGCCAGCGTGCTGCGTCGGAAGTTGGGCAAGCCGAATTCGTTCTGA
- a CDS encoding sigma-70 family RNA polymerase sigma factor, which produces MMAGKSEHRGLSRSGWMAVMVLGTTLSTLSPAVAAQDIDELTRYCTACWRNARLPEDRWSDCTQEVFTRLLETIDRERWNTILRIEGPEQKEFYRAIDAVKKRVQRRRKETPIVADPASSPQREVNQRETWEQVDSAAKRLLSDRQRRILELSRDGWSVPEMAAEFATTPERISDEKYKAIRKLQRELANSPEFAIHQ; this is translated from the coding sequence ATGATGGCCGGGAAATCGGAACATCGCGGACTCAGCCGATCGGGGTGGATGGCGGTGATGGTGCTGGGCACCACACTGAGCACCCTCTCCCCGGCCGTGGCCGCTCAGGATATTGACGAGCTGACCCGATATTGCACGGCATGCTGGCGCAATGCCCGATTGCCGGAAGATCGCTGGTCGGATTGTACCCAGGAAGTTTTCACGCGATTGCTGGAAACGATCGACCGCGAACGGTGGAATACCATTCTGCGGATCGAAGGGCCGGAGCAAAAGGAATTCTACCGAGCGATTGACGCGGTGAAAAAGCGCGTGCAACGACGCCGGAAAGAAACGCCGATTGTCGCCGACCCGGCAAGCAGCCCTCAACGCGAAGTCAACCAACGCGAAACCTGGGAACAAGTCGATTCGGCGGCCAAACGACTGTTGAGCGATCGTCAGCGACGCATTCTGGAATTGAGCCGCGATGGGTGGTCTGTCCCGGAAATGGCGGCGGAATTCGCCACCACCCCGGAACGCATCAGCGACGAAAAGTACAAAGCCATCCGCAAGTTACAGCGCGAGTTGGCCAACAGCCCGGAATTCGCCATCCATCAATAA
- a CDS encoding ABC transporter permease codes for MKLPAFLYALRWLIADTVRLAIASGLFAVMLTVTLLTILFCASIGFRGDVPLRSGNEKLEFLPNLDRFGPMRVTSMVGMPPIASAALVYETVMNDPQRLENRYGVVTVRGRMTIGFGLLEVPLSRDRAHTVQTIQLVLAGAIADGAGLLLALVWTAGFLPSFLEASAASVLLAKPMPRWGLLLGKYVGVMVFVAGQATLFVAGTWLAMGIRTGVWDAHYLLTIPLLLIHFGIFFSFSMVVAVCTRSTIASVIGSILFWLLCWGLNFGRHAFLVTPELSQAGGLTGWIVEISYWVTPKPADLGLILFDVLRAEDYFGRIVDIQKLEAAGGVMPTMSVLSSLAATMGILILAAVQFRKTDY; via the coding sequence ATGAAATTACCAGCGTTTTTGTATGCCCTGCGATGGCTGATCGCCGACACCGTTCGGCTGGCGATTGCCTCGGGGTTATTTGCCGTGATGCTCACCGTAACTCTATTGACCATCTTATTTTGCGCGAGCATTGGCTTTCGCGGAGATGTCCCGCTGCGCTCCGGCAACGAGAAGCTGGAATTTCTTCCGAATCTCGACCGCTTCGGCCCAATGCGCGTCACCAGCATGGTGGGCATGCCCCCGATCGCATCGGCGGCGTTGGTCTACGAGACGGTGATGAACGACCCGCAACGATTGGAAAATCGCTACGGTGTGGTCACGGTGCGTGGCCGCATGACGATTGGCTTTGGCCTGCTGGAAGTTCCATTGTCTCGGGATCGCGCTCACACCGTTCAGACGATCCAATTGGTGTTGGCGGGAGCCATCGCCGATGGTGCGGGGCTGCTGCTGGCGCTGGTCTGGACGGCGGGATTTCTGCCGAGCTTTCTGGAAGCCAGTGCGGCGTCGGTGTTGCTCGCCAAACCCATGCCACGATGGGGGTTACTACTCGGCAAATACGTTGGCGTGATGGTCTTCGTTGCGGGGCAGGCGACGCTGTTTGTGGCGGGCACCTGGCTGGCGATGGGCATTCGCACCGGCGTCTGGGATGCGCATTATCTGTTGACCATTCCGTTGTTGCTGATCCACTTCGGCATTTTCTTCAGCTTTTCGATGGTGGTGGCGGTCTGCACGCGCAGCACGATTGCCAGCGTGATCGGCTCGATTCTGTTTTGGCTGCTCTGCTGGGGGCTGAATTTCGGGCGACATGCGTTTCTGGTGACACCGGAATTGAGCCAAGCCGGGGGGCTGACCGGGTGGATTGTCGAAATTTCGTACTGGGTGACGCCCAAGCCTGCGGACCTAGGATTGATTCTGTTCGATGTGTTGCGGGCGGAAGATTACTTTGGGCGAATTGTGGATATTCAGAAATTGGAAGCGGCGGGTGGGGTGATGCCGACGATGTCGGTCTTGTCGTCACTCGCCGCCACAATGGGGATTCTCATTCTGGCGGCGGTGCAATTTCGCAAGACGGATTATTGA
- a CDS encoding TadE/TadG family type IV pilus assembly protein, whose translation MRLIAPIGGIRSTRSPRQGAAMVEFAVISIPLFLVLFGIFEYGRYVFILQMMENAAREGARFAVVNTFSPTVAADTQTRVRRFLSGVDVNAFGSQATINVFAADIAGNNLGSAQNAAFGTYICVQVVGDFRPITPNLFFSGSSFRMDIRALMNSEAN comes from the coding sequence ATGCGTCTGATCGCTCCAATCGGTGGCATCCGCTCGACTCGTTCGCCTCGTCAGGGGGCGGCCATGGTCGAGTTTGCTGTCATTTCGATTCCGCTGTTTCTGGTGCTGTTCGGCATCTTTGAATACGGTCGCTACGTGTTCATTCTGCAAATGATGGAAAACGCGGCTCGAGAAGGGGCCCGATTTGCGGTGGTGAACACCTTCTCCCCCACCGTGGCGGCGGATACCCAGACCCGCGTGCGACGATTCCTTTCGGGGGTGGATGTCAACGCGTTCGGCAGCCAGGCGACCATCAATGTGTTTGCCGCCGATATTGCCGGCAACAACCTGGGATCGGCCCAAAATGCTGCCTTTGGAACCTACATTTGTGTCCAAGTGGTGGGCGACTTCCGACCCATCACCCCGAATTTGTTTTTCAGCGGCTCCAGTTTTCGCATGGATATTCGGGCGCTCATGAATAGCGAAGCGAATTAA